In Rhineura floridana isolate rRhiFlo1 chromosome 1, rRhiFlo1.hap2, whole genome shotgun sequence, the following proteins share a genomic window:
- the LOC133376492 gene encoding uncharacterized protein LOC133376492 translates to MSFIIYFIFIMCLGERTVLWEGGPKGAPISVVTGNGRYGAVSRTCQLRGTRPRQLVAVTCSGPPHTHRIAGSSISQPSDLQLLLFNARSINNKTSLIHDLIVDEAADLACITETWVSDLGGINLSQLCPPGYSVQHLGRSEGRGGGIAVVYRSSIPLVRHPIQMANGLECLHITLGQRDRLGILLVYRPPCCPTASLTQLTEVVSDLLLRSPKLLVLGDLNIHAEAALSLAAQDFMTCMTAMGLSQFVTGPTHVLGHTLDLIFATGLGDGDLRVRDFSSIPLSWSDHRLLRFRLTLFSPLCKGGGPIKMVRPRRLMNPEGFLMALGNFPADRIDGPVETMAMLWNTEMARAVDTIAPVRPLRCRAQLAPWFTPELRVMKQERRRLECKWRRTPDGCNHALTFLINMGRFPVGLGTLG, encoded by the coding sequence atgagttttattatttattttatttttatcatgtgcctgggcgagaggacagtgttgtgggagggaggaccaaagggggcccctattagtgtagtgacgggtaatgggaggtatggcgctgtgagtaggacatgccagttaaggggaactcgccccagacaactggtggctgtgacgtgttccggtcctcctcacacccacaggattgctggtagttctatcagccaaccctcggatctccagttgctgctttttaatgccagatcgataaataataaaacctccctcatccatgacctaattgtggatgaggcggccgatctggcatgtattaccgagacctgggtgagcgatctgggaggtattaatctctcccagttgtgcccacctgggtattcggttcagcatctgggtagatccgagggtcggggagggggaatcgctgtggtctatagaagttccatccctcttgttaggcaccctatccagatggctaatggtctagagtgtctgcacataacgttgggtcagcgagacagactgggaattctgttggtgtaccgtccaccctgctgcccaacagcctccctaactcagctgacagaggtggtctcggatctattgttgcgttcccccaaacttttggtattgggggatctcaacattcatgctgaggccgctttatctttagcagctcaggacttcatgacctgcatgacagccatggggctgtctcaatttgttactggccctacgcatgtgttggggcacactctggacttgatttttgccactggattaggggatggtgatctgagagtgagggatttttcatctattcctttgtcatggtcagatcaccgcctattaaggtttagactcacactgttttctcccctctgcaagggtggaggaccaattaagatggtccgtccccggagactaatgaatcctgagggttttctgatggctctagggaattttccggctgatagaattgacggtcctgttgaaaccatggccatgctgtggaatacggaaatggcccgggcagttgacacgatcgccccggtgcgccctctccgttgcagagctcaattggctccctggtttactccggagctaagagtgatgaagcaagaaaggagacggcttgagtgcaaatggaggcgaactcccgacggctgtaatcatgcactt